A stretch of DNA from Rattus rattus isolate New Zealand chromosome 1, Rrattus_CSIRO_v1, whole genome shotgun sequence:
CTGTTCTCAACTTCACACCTAGAACAAAACCCACcaactttcctcttccttcttgactGACCAGTGAGCTTGGGAGAGACCTCTGTCGCCTCCCCTGTCAAAGGGCCACTTTAGAGTCAGGAACCGTGTAGTGAGAAGGTGTGTTAGAGCTCGGGGTTGTGGTGACATCCAGATATGGTGTAACATCCGATGACTGTAGGGGGAGGGGCTGTCTGTGGCTCTGGCCATGTAGTCCCACCTGACGGAGACTCCTCTGGACAATGGGCCTCACCTTGAGCTACAATACAATGTGGCAGGCCATCTCACCTGCTCAGAGCATTCCAGATCACGATGTTAAAAACCTTTCTTGAGGGGAAAATTCACAACAAAAGAAGCTACAGGTGGCCATGCATGGCTCAGGTCCAGCAAGCATTAGAAGCTTGCCCACACTGATGTCAGAAACTTTAGGTGTGTTGGTGCGGGTCAGCAGGGATCCAGGCCTGGCCTCTTGACCCTGTGGTCAGACAGAAAATACCCTCCCTGGACCTAGTGTTCCCTGCGTCATATCTCAGCCCAGAAACCTGGACCTTCCAGGAAATACTGTTGGGTTTCCAGGCTTCCAGAATGAATCCTGTGACACCTACATCCCAGTTACACAAGACGGCGTCGCTAAGAACCTGGCAGTTCCGATCCCAAGGGAACTGCTCCTGGGCTGCACAGCTGGCCCGGCTCCACTGTGCTCTTTGGAGGAATAATTACCCAACAACGACATCTTGTCCCCATGCCAGACAATTTCTGTCACGAAAGCTTTATGCCATGGTGCATTCCTGCCGGGCTCCTGATGTTCCTCTGGGAGACTTCTGCAGACAGCAAGCTGCAGGGAGGTGACCAGGAGGGATGCTTTCACAGATGAGGCTCTGGGAGATATGGGGATGATGGGGAAGGGTAGTGTGAAGGGTtagtggtgctgtgtgtgtgtgtgtgtgtgtgtgtgtgtgtgtgtgtgtgtgtgtaccacttgCACATCTGTGTGCACTTATATGAGTTTGTTTGCACACGTCTTATGCATGGATggcatgtctgtgcatgcacgcatggtctgtgcatgtgtgtctgtatcctgtatattctttctgtctctgtgtctgttgtcCTGTGACTGAAGGTTCACATGTATGTGTCCATCCGTGTTCTGTGTCTGCAGGGGTGGCTATGTTGGGTTGCATGTGAACCAAAGAGGAGAGTagagcaaacaggtgaaggagacTCGGGAGCCTAGGATCATGGGATGGGAATCTCCAGGAGGTGCTGGGAGACTCACGTGAGGAAAACTTTTCTGACCCAGATTCTTTGTTAAGGGACCCTCCACCAGCATTTCAGTTCAGACTGCAACTGGAAAACATCTTTGGAGCCACAGGCCCTTTCCACACCCCATCCAGACCTCGTGGGTTACACTGGCTTCCTTGACCTCTATACTACCCTGCAGCCTCTGTactgcctcccctgcctctgcagtgtctcccctgcctctgcagtgtctcccctgcctctgcactgcctctgccctgtctcccctgcctctgcactgCCTTTCCTGCCTCTTTACTACCTGTCCAGGCTCTGCATCATGTCACTACATGAAACTGTTTTATTCAGTGACCTCGGAAGTGAGGCTTTTGCTTAACTTCTTCTAAGTCTTAGAATCTAAGGATGGCAGAGAGGGCTGTGGTGACGTCAGAGCAGCAGTGTAGGTAGATAAAGCCTAGAAAGCAGAACACTTCAGGGGTCTGGCTGTTCTGGCTTCCACTGGTTCTTCCTTCCCAACACCTCCCTGATGATGCCTTTGAGTGCTGGGTGCAGCTGATCTGGAGATCATGGCCTACCATGACCAGGTTCCAGGACCTCCTTCCCACTTCCAGCCGGTGTAGCTAGGCCCTTCACAGGAACTCTGCCAGCACTGCCTCATCCCCAAGTGCCAAGAGAGGCCCATGGACTCACCCTGGCCCTCTGGTTTGAGGACTCACAGTGCCATCACTGTCAGCTCACGGTTCCCTAACCTCTGTGCCATCACAAACCTCTGTCCTTGGGACAGGCCCTCTGCTCACcggtgtgttttttttccctgtctctACTGCTCAGGGCGTTTAGGGTCTGAAGCCTATCACCTGTGCTCTTTGCTTATTTCTTTGCCTGTTTTAACAAGTATCTGATTATGTTTTTGGACTTTGCAAATAACAATGTAGCAGTTGCAACAATCAAGTCAGAAGATTACTGACATGGTGTGGTGAGGCCAATGGGTGCTTCAGAACCTGGCGATTAGTCAGCTGTTATTCTCATCTTGAAGGcgaaaataatcaacaaaaaatGGTAGCTGATCCTCTCTATGGggatgtatcttttttttttggttcttttttttcgagctggggacccgaacccagggccttgcgcttccctaggcaagcgctctaccactgagctaaatccccaaccccatggggATGTATCTTAAATACATACTAAAGGATGGTGATGCACAGAGAAGTAAGTGGTCTGTGGTctgtcctggaaatcagtctatcTCTcctgggaggttgggagggacaGCCAAGCTGTCCCCAGGAACAGTAGCTTCAGGCATGGACAACAAACTGGGAGGACTTTGCAGGTTCCAGTGCAATGGGGACCAAGGATCTTCAAGAAGCCCAGGTTCCTCCCAGGTCAGACTACcacccagcctcccagcctcccagcctcaggAGGGACAGACTGTCTCCCAGGACAGACCACAGATTACTTACTTCCCTGTGCACCACCATCTTAAGATACATCCTTGTAGAGAGGAccagctacttttttttttttttccatttttgtttctccttccagCTGAGAGCAATAACACTTCCTCTTCTGGTTTAACCGAGTGAGGTGAGAGAGTCTTGGAGCCTGGCGGCTGCCATGTTACCATTGCTCAGACTCTGTATCAGCTATTTTGGGATCCCGCCGTCTTTTTCTCTCCACGCACAGCCCTCTGCTGTTTGGCTTGCCGTGGATGCGTGCACATGGTGCTGTGgctctcgttttttttttttttttttttgcatggtgGCCTAGAACCTTCCCCAAGTATCTTCCCAGCCAGATATCCCTGCCGGGGAGACTGCCTGCTGTGCTCAGAACTGGTCTGCGATCTGCCCAGGTGTCTGCCCGTGCTCGGCTGGAGAATCTCCCCCCTCACCAGGCTCTGCTACTCTCTCCCTTTATCCCTCTGTGTCTTTGAGAATCGGTTTAAAATGAGGTCCTTGGGTGAACATGGGAGCTTCCTGACACACCAATTCCACGAAGAGGGATTTTTTAGGGCTGTAAAATACCCCATGATGATATACAGAGAGGTCTTTGACCCTGGGTCCTATGAGATCGCTAGAGATATGATTGCTGGACTGAAGACCTGACCCGACATTTCTGGCTCTGTCGAATCTATCCTATACCTACAGGGAAATGGAGAGGGCACTGGGCTTATCCCTGGGGGTAAGCCAGCTCGTTCTGGGAAACCTGACTAGGACCTTTGTCCCATCTGAAGAGGAAGGCTCAAGGCGAGTAGCAAGGGAACTTGTAGATGAGCAGCCTACTGCACAGAGAAAGTGCAGCTGCAGCAGGGGACAGGGACGTGGTGACAGAAACTGAAATTAGGGACCCAGCAGAGCTACAGGCACTTCAGAGAGCATCAGTCTCCTGTGTTCCACCCTAGGGTATCTGTCAGGAGGGACCCTTTGCCGGGTCACAGCAGCCAAGGATCAGCCATAGGCACAGGAGACTCCCCACTGCTGGGACCAAGAACATTACCACCCACTGTCCTGCCCACCCACAGCCTGTCACTTCGCTCCTCCAGAATGCTTGCGGGCACGTTGCCCAGGCAACCAGAACGCCAGCACGTTGCTACCCTTCAGTCTCCTTCAAGTACCTGTGAAGGCTGTGCAGCTACATCTCCCTGGCCCCGGAGTCATTGTCTGCTCCCAGGAGGCAGCAGGGGCCTGGGCTTGGTCGGTTCCAAGAAGTCAAGAAGTCTCAGGGCCCTAGAGCATCTCCAGCGAGCTTAGCCAACAGCCCTCTGCCATGGTAACCCAATGTACCTTGCAAAGAGCTTCCTGAGTTTACCCTGCTCTGtaggtagggaaactgaggcacagaacagTCACGTAAATTGCCCGTGTTCCTGCCATGCCGAGACATAGCCCACCCTCTGAGGCTGCCTTCGCTCTTGCCAGGGTGTTCTAACAAGGACAGCGTTTCACCTCGGTGGTCCCCCCCCCGTTACAAACTCACAACCTCAGTGCCCCCAAACTATCAGAGCCCAACTCCtggtcatctctccaaccccactgcCCCATAGATCAAGCCCATCAAAATCCAGCAAAACTGGCACAGTTGAAAGTGGCCTAAGGAAGTCAGAGGCTGCACACAAAGTTAGGTGGGGGTCTTGTGCAGATCCTAAACCCCAACTAGCAGATCGGAATACAGTGCGGGGCAACAGCTGTGGGGTCGTGACAAGGGGGAGTCCGAGGTGTGCTGCGTCACACCAGGGGAAACTGGGGGTTGGTGGGGGGAGTCCCTGGCACATGCTGTTCTCTTGGAACTTCTGGGTAAAACTGGAAGTATTCTGAGGTGAGCAGTGTTCTTAGCAAGTTCACGGAGGCGGAGAGCAGCCAGGAAGTGTCTGGGTCTGGGGTCATGGTTCTGCTGCCCCATCTCAGGTGAGCCCCAGGTGAAGGGATATCCTGATCACACGTGAGAGAAGGTAGGTTTATGTAAAGCGGACCAGACAACACGTCTTCCAGCacttgtctctgtcactgtctatGTCCCCGAGTTTATTCCCAGCCTGCCTAAGTGTCACTGGTCACGGTAGGGTTGAAGGGAGGAAACCTCAGATTCCACACTCAAACGGAGCCTCCAAGGGGAGAATCAATAAGCCTGGACTCTCGCTAGAGTCTACAGCAGACAGCGTAGCAGGATGGGGGTCCTGGAGTAGCACAGCAGGTGCAGCTCCCGAGGTGGGCGCTGAAGCAGAACGGACCTAATTCGTGGCAGCTCCGACACCTTATGCTACGTGAAGCTTCTGAGGAGACCCTGGCCACACAATGTCAGGGCTTTCACCCTTTCCAACTCCCCTGACTGTGCCCCACCTCGAGAGGAACCTGATGTTTCCTGTTTCCGGGGGAGCGCGTGCTGCCACATCTGGGCCCCTGGgagggtgtgtctgtgggtgagGAGATGTCTTTGTCTCCCTTAATTGACGGTGATTTTCTCCCGTGGAGGAAGTATATAGAAGGGAGTGAATTGAACCTCAATCCACTGAATCTTATTAAACCAGTCTTGGGGAAAAGTGATttcaatacaaatttaaaaggaagagacGCGGGGAGCGGCGGAGCAGcgagcagaggcagatgggagcAAGCGGTGTACACAGCTTGCAGCTTCTGCTTTTCCTCTGCGCCCGCCGCGTCCTTGGAGAGGAGCAGGAGGTGACTGTCGTGAGCCTCATCCTTAAAGGGGTGGGTGGAGGTCTCTGTGTTCAAGCAAGGAGGGACCTTAACTCCTGGGGATTCACACCAAGCCCACTGGGGTCAGATTGAGTCTCCACAGAGTTCCTGCAGCTTGCTTGTGACCCAGAAGGCTGGCTGTTTGCAGCCAGGGTCCAGGATCGGAAGGTCACCGAGAATCCCCATTTTGGTTCCTTtacacctctccctcccctccctctcccccaccccctctcctccccctccttctcctcccctcccccctccctctccctctctcctgcccccctcctctcctcttccctctccctctccccttccctttacttctctcctgcccctcctctcccctcccttttccctcccctccccctcctttccccctctcctcccctcccttcccctcccctttcccctctcctccccttcccttcctctccccctctccctccccttcttctccctccccccctccctccccttcttctccctcccctccctccccccctcctttcccctctccctccctccctttccttcccctcccctccctccctttccttcccctcccccctccctccctcatcccctcccctccctccccctctccctccccctttctaggTTCAGTTCCCCTTTGTTGTTATCAAGATGCAATCTACATGCTATTAAATTCACTGCTTTTCGAGGGCATGGTCCAGTGGTTTTTGTATATTCGTAGGGTGTGTAGCCACCACTGCAGCgaattccagaacattccattATGCCCCCAAAAGGACCGCTCAAGGAGGCAGTCACTCCCAAATGGTTCCTCTCCTGTGCACCCCACTAGCCACCAATCTCCCCACAGTCTCTGGGGGATCCTTCCCCAGGCCTTCCACCTATGTGTGTCCCGACCCCTGGCTCCTTTGCCTTGGCATGGGCTTCTAAAGCTCCTGGTGCGGGGGCAAAATGCTACTCTGTGCCTGGATGTGTCCCGTATGCCCGTGTGTTGGGGGATGCTTTCGGTGTTCACATTCTTGGCTACCGAAGACCCAGGAGCGCACAGCTACGTACTTTAAGATGGTGATCGCCACACCAATGGTAACTCTGATTTCCTCAGGGATCACTGAACCAGTGTCTTCAGTTGCCAAGCCAGTGTGCACGGAGGTCCTAGTTCCCCAGCACCATCTTCAGTACTTGGTGTGGCCTGACCTATCTTTACCTTGAGGGTCGAAGTGCGTGACATGTTCCGAAGGGGCCAGTTTAATGTCCCAGGGTTTCTACCTGGCCTCCTGGGTGGATGTGTGGCCCATTGGCACTGATGGGTTCATAGTTACAGAGAAGGCCTCACTTGCCATCTGGATGGACGGCGGGGGCAGCTGACAACGCCTTGGTGCCTTCCTGAAGTGGGATTCTTCAGGAACAGGTTCATTTTGTAGCTGAGCGCACCCGAGGGCCCCTCCCTCTGGACCGAGCTCCCCTGGGGTTCTGCGGGGTAGGTTTACAGGGGTCCTAAATCACTCAGGTATGTCCCCCACAGACGAGAGCTGTCCCTGATATAACTGCTGTGAGGCCAGGCCTCGTACAGGGCTTGGCGTCTCTACAGTCCAGTGGGGCAAGCCCTGGTCCTAGCTGACAGCCACCTCTCCCACGcaccctccatttcctctctgaGCAAACGCATCCCTTTAGGAGGGAGCCGCTGGGCTGAGGAGGAGCAGGGCATCCGCCTCCCCAGCCTCACTGCCATAGTTGGGTTCTCTGCATAACAGCTGGGAGTCTTGGAAATGAGGAGGTTTCTATGGTAACCAATTACAGCCCATGATTGGTGAAAAATCTCAGAAATATCCTGTGTGTGAAGTTATGCCGGGGAGGCAGGCCCAGGCTTAGGTACTGAGGTTTTAATTTCCTGGGGTGATATTTCTCCAAGCGCTGATGGCAGGAGACTCGGGATTTCAATACTCCTCAGTCAGTCTGCCCGGTGGGCCTAGGAGGCGCCTTAGAGGGACCTGGTGCAGGGATCTGGTAGAGCCTGCTGGCATCTGGCATAATTTGGGCCTACTGAGTTCTACTGAGATGTGATTGAGCCTGGTGAGGGCAGGATAGGTGTGGAGGAACTAGAAGGGCCTGGTAAGAGGTCAGAGTGGAGCTACTGAGGTCTGGATGGGTCTCAAAGGGCAGCTTAGGGTACAGGTGCCGATGGGGCTGGGAGAGGCTTAGGAGGGCCTAGGGGAGCTTCTGGGTTCCAGTAGAGTCTGGTAAGGCCAAGTGGAGCCCAGAGGGATATGGTAAGACTTGGTAGGACCTGAAGGATAATCTAGTGTTCCACTGGAATCTGGTTGTGTCTAATGGGTCCCTAGGGGTGCAGGGACCCCAGCGTAGCCTAGAGGAAACTAGTGGGGCCTTGTGGGGTCTAGCAGGGCCCCAAGGGTCCTGGCAGGTTTGGCAGTGACTAGTGGAGCCCGGTTGGGTTTCGTCGGTGGTGACTGGAGACGCTGGCAAGGCTTGGTGAAAGCCTAGAGGACCTGAGAGGCCTCACAGCTACCCAGAGCATCTCATTACAGAGAGACGGACGCCCATCATGATACACAGGCATGGAGAGGACCCGAGATCTATCCGCACATGGTCACTGGAGGCTTGGAGGAGAGTGCAAGGGAATCTCACACTGACCTAGGTCTCTCCTCACAGTGATGTAAACCCTGTCCCCACCGGAGCtcggctgctcctgcagagaaggGACACAAAGGTAGAGGGGCAAAAGCATCCGCCTAATGCATACGTACGTCCTCCTTCCTCACACAAAGCTCCTTCACGCTGATTAAAACCTAGACCGTATTGTTTGGGGACCAGTCCTTTTGCTAATTAGTCCCAGCAAACTCAAGCTCCTTTCTCAGCGACCACCTCCTTCCCAAGCACCAGTGCATGTCCGCCTcagaacaggctgagaaggaacaTGAGCAATGCtcaaacagtcacacacactgaACAGCGAACAAGGACACACTTGCATGCTCACATTGACATAGATCCACGCTTGTGTGCGGTGACCAGTAGAGATGTCTAGGTGAGGGTACACTCACCGAGGCACATggatacacgcacacacacacacacacacacacacacacacacacacacacggatgtagTGGCACCTTCTTGCATACCTACTCTTACACCTGGGGGAGCACTCACACCCTGGGGAGCACTTAAACCCTGGGGAGCACTCACATCCTGGGGAGCACTCACACCCTGGGAGCACTCACACCCTGGGGAGCACTCACAACACCCTGGGGAGCACTCACATCCTGGGGAGCACTCACACCCTGGGAGCACTCACACCCTGGGGAGCACTCACAACACCCTGGGGAGGACTCACACCCTGGGGAGCATTCATATCCCAGGAGCACTCACACCCTGGGGAGCACTCACACGGGGAGCACTCACACCCCGGGGAGCACTCACATCCCGGGAGCACTCGGAGACACATCACGCTCACACATGCTCAGCATCATGCTGGCACATGCACTCACAAACTCCCCCCCCGACTCTCACGCATAAGCAGTCCCACCCTGCACTTCCGCACACCCACTTGGGTGTGCTCCATCGCTTGACAGCACACACATCCACGTGGACCTCACACGCGTATACAATGGCACACCCTGACATATGTGGTCACTtttcaaatcacacacacacacacacacacacacacacacacaccttataaagaaaaacaactccaCATGTGTACACGTGTTTCTGGCCCCGGTGAGAACAGCTGTGGTGTATGTGGCTCAGTGTTCCCGACACCCTGcaccccctctcccccttgcAGCCTCTGGGGAAGTTTGAGTTTGCTTCTAACTTTCTGATGTGAAGTTGATGCCGAGAACAGACTTTGAGTGGCgtctataatcagtcttcaattACCTATGCGTGGGGAAGAGGGAGCGTGGGCTGCATTTTCCACGCCTGGTTGCGTGGGTCTTCATGCTGTTCTGGGTTTTCCTGTGGTGTTTCAGCATCCGTGGGTCTAGAGGGGACTTGTGCCCGGCTCGGAGAGCTGCCCATGGACTCTGGGTGGGGGGACTGTCCCAGCAGGCCCCCGATGAGCTGTTATCACTCTTCCCACCTGCCCCCAGCAGGCTGAACATCCTTTCACCCCCTGCCCAGATGTGCGCCACCTGGCCTTTCTGTACCCAGCACCTGCTGACGATGAGCGGTTTCCACAGGGCATCTGGAGATTCCACAGGGTTTTCATTGGAGATAAACTGGAGTGGGGGCGGGCGGGTGTGGGTAGAAACATCAGCAGAGCAAGAGCCTAGTGCTGAAGCTCCCAGCTTCCCCTGAGTTCCCACGGCGACACCCGCAGTAGGGCAGACGTGGCGGCTTTGCTTGGCCGTGTCCAGGTGGAGTGCAAACAGGTGTGTGTTCAGCTCACAGGACCAGAGGATCGTGGTGTTTGGGAAAAGCAGAGCAGACCGTGGGTCCTAGGGGAAAGCCTTTCTGCCTCATGTGGCTTCCCGGGGCCCGGGACCTCTTCCTTCACAGACCTGAGTAGTTAGCTGATCAGTTATGGTGTGGGTACACCCCAGCTCTGCAGGGTGGATGCTGTCATCGCCCTTGGTATCGTGTTCCTGGAGTCTCAGTTTCATTGTGGGCAAGCCTTCAGGGGCATTTTGCAAGATGGATACGGGGGAACTTTGGTGGCTTGGTCCCTTGCCGTAGAAGGGCTCTTGGGTTAGCACACAGGAGGTAGCTGGGCTGGAAGCAGCTGTCTGACACACACAGTGGGCACTGTGCTCCTGGGCTGGCCCAGAAGGCTTCTGGACTCCTTTTCAGGTTCACATGAACTGTTTACAGTCAAAGGTTGTCCCTGTCCAGTGGCGGGGAGGGGATAAATGTGGCCCTAGTCAGCGCTCTCCTGTTGCCCCACTGTGTGCTCACCACTCTGCCGTCTCTCCTCAGCTCCATGCCCATTCGCTGGCCCGGCCGCTCTCTCGGAAGCCATCTCTGGATACTGATAGCCATGCTGCAACTTGCGGTCGACTTCCCGTCCTGTGACTCACTGGGCCCCGGCCCCGAGTTCCGACTCCTGTCACGTCCACAGAGGCCCCAGAGGCTTTGGAGTCTGCGAACTGGACCTCCAACGAGGCTACCAACACCGGCCTGGAGTCCCCGTGCAGCCCGGGCTGAACGTGCCCACGGGCCCATACAGATGCAGACTCCCCGTGCTCGGAGGGCCCACAGGCCCAGGGACCAGGTAGCCACCCTCGGACCCAAAGGGGGACTCACCAAGCCTCCAGCTGCCACCCGATCCAGTCCTTCCCTCACCTCTGCATCGGCCTCATCCTCCATGACTGCTGGGGCTGCAGAGCATCAGAGCCTCCTAAAGCGGGGtagaaggcacacacacaatgcagagTTCAACGACTTCGACTTTCACGGTGGCAGGCCCACGACAGAGACAGAATTCATAGCCTGGGGTCCTACAGGGGATGAGGAAGCTCTGGAGTCCAACACCTTCCCTGGTGGTTTTGGCCCCACCACAGTCTCCATCTTGCAAACACGGAAGACAACTAtggccgccaccaccaccaccactgcggCCAGCACGGCCACCGCCATGACACTGCAGACTAAGGGGGTCACCGAGTCCCTGGATCCCTGGAAAAGGACCCCTGTTGGGGTTAGCACAACGGAGCCTTCCACTAGTCCCAGCAACAATGGGAAAGACATCCAGCCCCCCAGGATCTTGGGGGAGACCTCAGGTAGGAGACCTCTTTGTGTTTCTGGCCTGGTTTGGGGAGAGGCAGGATGCAGGGTGGTTTGGAGCAGGGAGACACTGAGATGTGCCCAGGATTGGAGTTGAAACAGAGCCAGAGAGAGCAGTTGAGTGTGGACGACAGGCACAGGttgggtgctgtgtgtgtgcaggacagCGCCttcatacatgctcacacagaggCTGCAGTCTCCTGGGTATGTCACAGGCCAGTGTTAAGGGGCCATACGGTCTTCAAAACCTCCAAGAGTGTCAGCCTTTCTGGGATGGTGAACTGCTAGATGGAGCTGTCCCATGGTTAGGAATGACCTTGGACAGCCAGAAAGGATAAGGCCAGATCAGGGGACGGACTCCCAGCGCTGCTGATTGAAGCTCTGCAGACGCGGTTCAGCTCTGCCCCCGGGGATGAGTTGAGGGAGGAGACAAGATGCAGGGTTTTGACTTGAGGGCCCTGATGTCTTCTTGGGCTCTGTGTACAGTTGCAGCTCCTTGGATGGAGACATCTCCTTCTGTGCAGTTTAGTACGCTTTCTTTTGTGCCTTATTCTCTAATGGCTGCAACAAGAGACGTCCTGGCCATTTCCCAGGCCACAGTCTGTCCCTGTGCCAGCAATTatggtggtgggggcagggggggaAGCTGTCAGCTAGAGCCCCTCCCACAAGCCCCAGCGTCTGCCTCTGTGGACAAgcatctccccccaccctccgGAGACATGGAAATTCAGAAAGGCATGTTGTGGGTGGTGAGGAGTGGCCTCCTCAAGACGTGAGTCTGGGAatgatgggagggaggagggaccgACAGCTCCTGAGGTCCACACTGGGGCAGTTGGCACAGCGTCTCTGCTCCTGGTTTTGTCCTGCCCGTGCCTCCTCTGACCTTGGGCGGCCAGATATCCTTTGGCTCACGCTTGGAAAGGTTTTCACAGGGTAagcagcctttgtccttgaggcgccaacacccttccttccttcacagaGTAGCAGGGCCACTGGTTTTACCCTGCAGCAGCTTGGTCCTCATGGGGAGCCTGTGAAAGCAGAGACTCTCTTGTCCCATGCCAAGACCAAGGACAGGGCTAAGCCCGAAGGCTCCTGGGGAGGGGATAAAGGGCTCCATAGGCATCTCATAGCCTCCCTGGGGAACCCACTAGGCAGCCTTGGGTTCACACAGTGTAgactggggagggggacacaCAATGTAGAGGGTCACAGAGGGACCTCGGATGCTGTTCATCTCAGGACCTGACTCCTGCAAGCAATTCCCATAGTGTCTGTTTCAACCTGTACCAACTCATCAGACATAAACATCATGGAATTTGGCGCTCCTCTCAGACAACCACCTCCCCCGAATATGTCACTTACCGTATAGACACGGATGAGGAAACAAGTCCCCATTTGTCCCAAATTACATCTGCTATTACAAACACTAAACGCCCGGGACAGCACTGTGAGGCTTAGCAAATTAACTCACGGTACGTCGGCTGTCGCTAATCCAACCCTACAGATGCTTATCTCCGGGAAGATTTATGGTTCTCCATAATATAATCTGCCGCTAGATTAATTTGTTTAGCAAAACAGATTCAGAAGAGGGAAATACGTGTGTTTGCCTCGAATATACAGAATTGTAAATGCAGGGCTGGGTGCCAGTGGCAGGGAAGAGAACGGAGGCCTCTGAGCTGGCTCTGCTGGGAGCTGGTCTCAGCAGGGGCGACTTGCGGGAGCTGGCCGTGGTGCTGGAAATGGGCTCTTGGATGAGTGAGGGAAGGCTGGCCATGTACCCTCCTATCCTTGTAAGATTCCTGGGTGGAGATACCTGAAGGGAGTTTTGACTGTGTTGCTCCCTCAGCCTCCATGAGACAGACCCGGGTGTCTTGCACACTGCAAAGGGCGACCCTTGTGCATATACATCGTGTGGAATCTGAGGTGGAGAGATGCTGTAGAGGATCTCTCAGCTGTGGCCCGTGGCACCCTCCATGGCTGCATCGAGGAGGCTTGGGGAGGGCTGTCAGTCCGGCTGTGACATGACCTCTGGTTTTTGTGGCTGCATCTCCCCTCACACCTCTGGGATCAGTGCTGAGAGCAGAGGCTATTTCCTGCAGAGAGCTCCCCACACTTTTGTGCAGTTTTATACCCAGCTAGGGTAACTACAGGAAGTGCTCAGCTGTCTCTGAGCAGAATAGCTCAGCAGGGACCAGAGGGTTGTACCATCATCCCCTGGATTTGCCCAGTTCCTGCTGATGGCGTCTTGGAACTTGGACCTGGGCTTCCCTACAATCAGTTCTGCTCTCCATAGAGGCATCTTTGGAGTCTGGCTTGGGAATTGAGTCGT
This window harbors:
- the Ajap1 gene encoding adherens junction-associated protein 1, with the translated sequence MWIQQLLGLSSMPIRWPGRSLGSHLWILIAMLQLAVDFPSCDSLGPGPEFRLLSRPQRPQRLWSLRTGPPTRLPTPAWSPRAARAERAHGPIQMQTPRARRAHRPRDQVATLGPKGGLTKPPAATRSSPSLTSASASSSMTAGAAEHQSLLKRGRRHTHNAEFNDFDFHGGRPTTETEFIAWGPTGDEEALESNTFPGGFGPTTVSILQTRKTTMAATTTTTAASTATAMTLQTKGVTESLDPWKRTPVGVSTTEPSTSPSNNGKDIQPPRILGETSGLAVHQIITITVSLIMVIAALITTLVLKNCCAPSGHTRRNSHQRKMNQQEESCQNLTDFTPARVPSSVDIFTAYNETLQCSHECVRASVPVYADETLHSTGEYKSTFNGNRSSSADRHLIPVAFVSEKWFEISC